In Liquorilactobacillus hordei DSM 19519, the following proteins share a genomic window:
- the mnmE gene encoding tRNA uridine-5-carboxymethylaminomethyl(34) synthesis GTPase MnmE — MITEYDTIAAISTPPGEGAISIVRLSGDEALQITQNLFSGKNLTKVKSHTINYGHIINPRTKQEVDEVMVSVMRAPKTFTRENVVEINCHGGIVATNKILQLLLSNGARLAEPGEFTKRAFLHGRIDLSQAEAVMDLIRAKTDRSMKVALNQLDGNLSQLIRNLRQDILDVLAQVEVNIDYPEYDDVEEMTTRFLKEKAQETKARIEQLLQTARQGKVLREGLATAIIGRPNVGKSSLLNHLLHEDKAIVTDVAGTTRDVIEEYVNVRGVPLKLIDTAGIRETSDKVEKIGVERSKKAIEQADLVMLVLNQSEPLTIEDQQLIDLTKDKKRVVLLNKGDLPSRMDLTQLTKEIGKAELLNVSVLKNEGIDKLEEKIAKLFFGGIENSQTTIMVTNARHIGLLNQARDSLDAVLNGIEANMPVDLIQIDMTNCWDLLGEITGDSYQDELLTQLFSQFCLGK; from the coding sequence ATGATCACGGAATATGACACGATTGCAGCAATTTCAACTCCACCTGGTGAAGGTGCGATTTCAATTGTGCGTTTGAGTGGAGACGAAGCGTTACAAATTACACAAAATTTATTTTCAGGGAAAAATTTAACTAAAGTTAAGAGTCACACTATAAATTATGGTCATATTATCAATCCAAGAACTAAACAAGAGGTTGATGAGGTTATGGTTTCGGTAATGAGAGCACCGAAAACATTTACCCGGGAAAATGTTGTAGAAATTAATTGTCATGGGGGAATTGTGGCAACTAATAAAATTTTACAATTGTTATTAAGTAATGGAGCACGATTGGCTGAACCAGGTGAATTTACAAAACGAGCTTTTTTACATGGAAGAATTGATCTTTCACAAGCAGAAGCTGTCATGGATCTTATTAGGGCTAAAACAGATAGATCAATGAAAGTTGCATTGAATCAACTAGATGGGAATCTTTCACAATTAATCAGAAACTTACGTCAAGATATATTGGATGTTTTAGCGCAAGTTGAGGTCAATATTGATTACCCAGAATATGATGATGTTGAAGAGATGACAACAAGGTTCCTAAAGGAAAAGGCACAGGAGACAAAAGCAAGAATAGAACAATTGTTACAGACTGCTAGACAAGGTAAGGTCTTGCGTGAAGGATTGGCGACAGCGATTATTGGAAGACCAAATGTTGGCAAGTCTAGTTTATTAAATCATTTATTGCACGAAGACAAAGCAATTGTGACAGATGTAGCAGGGACAACACGCGATGTAATTGAAGAGTATGTCAATGTCAGAGGTGTCCCACTTAAGTTAATTGATACTGCAGGAATTCGTGAAACTTCAGATAAGGTAGAAAAAATTGGGGTTGAGCGATCTAAAAAAGCAATTGAACAAGCTGATCTAGTAATGCTGGTGTTAAATCAAAGCGAACCGTTAACGATTGAAGACCAACAATTAATAGACTTAACTAAAGATAAGAAGAGAGTTGTTTTATTGAATAAGGGAGATTTGCCTTCAAGAATGGACCTTACGCAACTTACGAAAGAAATCGGTAAAGCTGAGTTGTTAAATGTTTCTGTTTTAAAGAATGAAGGGATCGATAAGTTAGAAGAAAAAATTGCAAAATTATTCTTTGGCGGAATCGAGAATAGTCAAACGACTATCATGGTTACAAATGCAAGGCATATTGGTCTTTTAAACCAAGCGAGAGATTCACTAGATGCTGTTTTAAATGGGATCGAAGCTAATATGCCAGTGGACTTAATTCAAATTGATATGACTAATTGCTGGGATTTGTTAGGTGAGATTACGGGAGATAGTTATCAAGATGAGCTATTAACACAATTATTCAGTCAATTTTGTTTAGGAAAATAA
- a CDS encoding IS1380 family transposase — MKTLQEMAFNFNKNILVSHTGGQLSSDGGLTLCVELMAKFQFTNLADKLLRFNDQRRYCQHSNSSILRQLTLQIIAGYSTDSAATFLEKEPLFKLLLDKPSLASQATISRFWQRFDKDSVSTLQTLNEALIDRVRLLTNQTATIIDIDSTHSDTYGKQEATNYNAHYGTEGYHPLLATDQDGNLLKAVLRPGNAYTSKDVKAFLTPLLKHYQTQLPTTDILVRGDSGFATPEVYDVCEADDVFYIIRLKRNRKLQNLAEKFVKISDQTQWQEKETHYYSEIYQSASWPKPRQIYVKSTRAAGELIFSHEFIVTNLTNLTAETAFELYHKRGQMENYIKEAKAGFFFDKTDSSTFNANAARMMVSVLAYNIVNFLKQLALTKHDSGLCVSTLRIRLFKFAARVVHTGRRIQLRLSSYHVYHRLFYQVLQRIQAIE, encoded by the coding sequence TTGAAAACTTTACAGGAAATGGCATTCAATTTCAACAAGAATATTTTAGTATCGCATACGGGTGGTCAATTATCTTCCGATGGCGGGCTAACATTGTGTGTAGAACTGATGGCAAAGTTTCAGTTCACCAACTTGGCCGATAAACTATTGAGGTTCAATGACCAGCGACGATATTGTCAACACAGTAATTCTAGTATCTTAAGACAGTTAACTCTTCAGATTATTGCCGGTTATAGCACAGATTCTGCGGCAACTTTTTTAGAAAAAGAACCGCTTTTTAAATTATTATTGGATAAACCGTCTTTGGCTTCACAAGCAACAATATCACGTTTTTGGCAACGCTTTGATAAAGATAGTGTTAGCACATTACAGACTTTAAATGAGGCTTTGATCGACCGTGTTCGACTATTAACCAACCAGACAGCCACGATTATTGATATCGATTCGACTCACTCAGACACTTATGGCAAACAGGAAGCCACTAACTACAACGCACATTATGGTACTGAAGGATATCATCCATTACTGGCAACTGATCAAGATGGTAACTTATTGAAAGCTGTCTTGCGTCCTGGAAATGCCTACACCAGCAAAGATGTAAAAGCTTTTTTAACACCACTATTAAAGCATTATCAAACTCAGCTGCCCACGACTGACATTCTGGTTCGTGGTGATAGTGGCTTCGCCACGCCAGAAGTTTACGATGTCTGTGAAGCCGACGATGTGTTTTACATTATTCGACTCAAACGCAATCGGAAACTGCAGAATCTAGCTGAAAAGTTCGTCAAGATCAGTGATCAAACCCAGTGGCAAGAGAAAGAGACTCACTACTACTCTGAAATCTATCAATCAGCATCGTGGCCTAAGCCGCGGCAGATCTATGTTAAATCAACTCGAGCAGCCGGTGAACTGATCTTTTCACATGAATTTATCGTTACTAATCTGACTAATTTAACGGCTGAAACAGCCTTTGAACTGTATCACAAACGCGGCCAAATGGAAAATTACATCAAAGAAGCTAAAGCAGGTTTCTTTTTCGATAAGACTGATAGTTCAACGTTTAATGCCAACGCTGCCCGGATGATGGTTAGTGTACTGGCTTACAATATTGTCAACTTTTTAAAGCAGCTAGCACTGACAAAACATGATTCAGGTTTGTGCGTTAGCACATTGCGGATCCGTTTATTCAAATTTGCGGCACGTGTCGTGCATACTGGCCGACGCATTCAGTTGCGACTGAGCTCGTATCATGTTTACCATCGACTGTTCTACCAGGTTCTACAGCGTATCCAGGCTATTGAATAA